The following proteins come from a genomic window of Actinomarinicola tropica:
- the lnt gene encoding apolipoprotein N-acyltransferase, translated as MAARRAGRRTGRPTRVSERTPVVAAGCIAAGVCLVAAIPPWGWWPLAVVGIALLDLLVADQPAPRRFRRTWLTCAVWLGIGMVWMWDLTPPGYVVATVVFAAYFAVAVAVSPGGRARRLALPAAFVLAEAVRWAWPFGGVPLATIPHGQVAGVLGPVVRVAGPLLLVALTVVVGQALAAAWQRHVRDAAAGSAVVLVVVLLAGVAPTGEAVEELRVAVVQGGGPQRTRAAPEDRQIVFGRHLEASEDIEGPVDLIVWPENVVHIGLGEDGSPGVFEESPEAALLGELARRHDATVVVGVIESLDARSFANTAFVIDPSGEVIDRYDKVRRVPFGEMVPLRDLVERFSGSVPGKDARIGTEPGVVATPVGDLAVAISWEVFFTGRVREGVQLGGDAVINPTNGSSYWLTIVQSQQVASSRLRALETDRWVIQAAPTGFSGLIAPDGTVVERTGVSERRVVHGTIERREGLTWATRLGDAPMVVVALVALAVAWGLSPRRSTEVDRSVEVH; from the coding sequence GTGGCGGCTCGTCGAGCCGGCCGGCGCACCGGTCGCCCCACCCGCGTGAGCGAGCGCACGCCGGTCGTCGCCGCCGGGTGCATCGCCGCCGGGGTGTGCCTCGTCGCCGCCATCCCCCCGTGGGGCTGGTGGCCGCTCGCCGTCGTCGGGATCGCGCTGCTCGACCTCCTCGTCGCCGACCAACCCGCCCCGCGCCGGTTCCGCCGGACGTGGCTGACCTGCGCCGTCTGGCTCGGGATCGGCATGGTCTGGATGTGGGACCTCACGCCGCCGGGCTACGTCGTGGCCACGGTCGTCTTCGCCGCGTACTTCGCCGTGGCGGTCGCGGTGTCGCCCGGGGGGCGGGCCCGGCGACTCGCCCTGCCCGCCGCGTTCGTCCTCGCCGAGGCGGTCAGGTGGGCGTGGCCCTTCGGCGGCGTCCCGCTGGCGACGATCCCCCACGGGCAGGTGGCCGGGGTGCTCGGGCCCGTCGTGCGGGTCGCGGGGCCGCTGCTCCTCGTCGCGCTGACCGTCGTCGTCGGCCAGGCGCTGGCCGCGGCGTGGCAGCGCCACGTGCGCGACGCCGCGGCGGGGTCGGCCGTCGTGCTCGTCGTGGTGCTGCTCGCCGGCGTCGCCCCGACGGGCGAGGCGGTCGAGGAGCTGCGCGTCGCGGTCGTCCAGGGCGGCGGCCCCCAGCGGACCCGGGCCGCGCCGGAGGACCGCCAGATCGTCTTCGGCCGCCACCTCGAGGCCTCCGAGGACATCGAGGGGCCGGTCGACCTCATCGTGTGGCCGGAGAACGTGGTGCACATCGGGCTGGGCGAGGACGGGTCGCCCGGCGTCTTCGAGGAGTCGCCCGAGGCGGCGCTGCTCGGGGAGCTGGCGCGTCGCCACGACGCCACCGTCGTCGTGGGGGTGATCGAGTCGCTCGACGCCCGCAGCTTCGCCAACACGGCGTTCGTGATCGACCCGTCGGGCGAGGTCATCGACCGCTACGACAAGGTGCGGCGGGTGCCGTTCGGCGAGATGGTGCCCCTGCGCGACCTCGTCGAGCGGTTCTCCGGGTCCGTCCCGGGCAAGGACGCCCGGATCGGCACCGAGCCCGGGGTCGTCGCCACGCCGGTCGGCGACCTCGCCGTCGCGATCTCGTGGGAGGTGTTCTTCACCGGGCGCGTGCGCGAGGGGGTGCAGCTCGGTGGCGATGCGGTGATCAACCCCACCAACGGGTCGTCGTACTGGTTGACGATCGTGCAGAGCCAGCAGGTCGCGTCGTCGCGGCTCCGAGCCCTGGAGACGGACCGGTGGGTGATCCAGGCCGCGCCGACCGGGTTCTCTGGGCTGATCGCCCCGGACGGGACGGTCGTCGAGCGGACGGGGGTGAGCGAGCGCCGGGTCGTGCACGGCACGATCGAGCGTCGCGAGGGGCTGACGTGGGCCACCCGCCTCGGCGACGCCCCGATGGTGGTCGTGGCGCTGGTGGCCCTGGCGGTGGCGTGGGGGCTGTCGCCCCGCCGATCAACCGAGGTCGATCGTTCGGTCGAGGTGCACTGA
- a CDS encoding ABC-F family ATP-binding cassette domain-containing protein, with product MLHASGIGRHHGGQTILADVSLSVDRGSRIGIVGPNGVGKSTLLRILAGDEAPDAGRVRRAPATTTVGHLPQEPDARPGETLMAYLFRRTGVSAAEHRLARATQRLADGAPDADDEYAAALDEVVALGAADLEARAATVCAELGLPPDRLGVEVGALSGGQAARAALAAIVLSRFDVLLLDEPTNDLDFAGLDLLESFLTRTDAGLVVVSHDRAFLDRVVTRIVEIHEHSHRATEYAGGWTEFVAARDLARRQQYEAHDAYVTERSRLLERQRTQRAWSDKGVGRVKRSGETDKFIRHHRTQTSENQASKVKATQRAIDRLDAVDKPWEGWQLHMSLAPTQRAGDVVVRLDRAVVERGTFRLGPIDVEIGWQDRVAILGPNGSGKTTLLRALLGDLPLATGERWMGPGVVVGELDQQRLEAAAGGDAGGDGTPPVLLDAFLGRTGLPTSEGRSLLAKFGLGADHVGRRVDQLSPGERTRVVLAGLMAAGTNLLVLDEPTNHLDLDAIEQLETALDAYDGTLLLVTHDRRMLESVHLDRTIDLG from the coding sequence GTGCTGCACGCCTCGGGGATCGGTCGCCACCACGGGGGCCAGACGATCCTCGCCGACGTGTCGCTGTCGGTCGACCGGGGCAGCCGCATCGGCATCGTCGGCCCCAACGGCGTCGGCAAGTCGACCCTGCTGCGCATCCTCGCCGGCGACGAGGCCCCCGACGCCGGACGGGTGCGACGGGCACCGGCCACCACGACGGTCGGCCACCTGCCCCAGGAGCCCGACGCTCGCCCCGGCGAGACGCTCATGGCCTACCTCTTCCGACGCACCGGGGTCAGCGCCGCCGAGCACCGCCTGGCACGGGCGACCCAGCGTCTGGCCGACGGCGCGCCTGACGCCGACGACGAGTACGCCGCTGCGCTCGACGAGGTGGTGGCGCTCGGCGCCGCCGACCTCGAGGCCCGTGCGGCCACCGTGTGCGCCGAGCTCGGCCTCCCGCCCGACCGCCTCGGGGTGGAGGTCGGCGCCCTGAGCGGCGGCCAGGCCGCCCGGGCCGCGCTCGCGGCCATCGTCCTCAGCCGCTTCGACGTCCTCCTCCTCGACGAGCCGACGAACGACCTCGACTTCGCCGGACTCGACCTCCTCGAGTCCTTCCTCACCCGCACCGACGCCGGCCTGGTCGTCGTCAGCCACGACCGTGCCTTCCTCGATCGCGTCGTCACCCGCATCGTCGAGATCCACGAGCACTCCCACCGCGCCACCGAGTACGCCGGCGGGTGGACCGAGTTCGTCGCCGCCCGTGACCTGGCCCGCCGCCAGCAGTACGAGGCCCACGACGCGTACGTGACCGAGCGGTCGCGCCTCCTCGAGCGCCAACGCACCCAGCGGGCGTGGTCCGACAAGGGCGTCGGACGGGTGAAGCGGTCCGGCGAGACCGACAAGTTCATCCGCCACCACCGGACCCAGACGAGCGAGAACCAGGCGTCGAAGGTCAAGGCCACGCAGCGGGCCATCGACCGCCTCGATGCCGTCGACAAGCCGTGGGAGGGGTGGCAGCTCCACATGAGCCTCGCCCCGACCCAGCGCGCCGGCGACGTCGTCGTCCGCCTCGACCGCGCGGTCGTCGAACGGGGCACCTTCCGTCTCGGGCCGATCGACGTCGAGATCGGCTGGCAGGACCGGGTCGCGATCCTCGGCCCCAACGGCAGCGGCAAGACCACCCTCCTCCGGGCGCTCCTCGGCGACCTGCCGCTCGCGACCGGGGAGAGGTGGATGGGCCCCGGCGTGGTCGTCGGCGAGCTCGACCAGCAGCGCCTCGAGGCGGCGGCCGGTGGCGATGCGGGTGGCGACGGCACGCCGCCCGTGCTCCTCGACGCCTTCCTCGGCCGCACCGGGCTCCCGACCTCCGAGGGCCGCTCGCTCCTCGCCAAGTTCGGTCTCGGCGCCGACCACGTGGGCCGGCGGGTGGACCAGCTCTCGCCCGGCGAGCGCACCCGCGTCGTCCTCGCCGGCCTGATGGCGGCGGGGACGAACCTCCTCGTCCTCGACGAGCCGACGAACCACCTCGACCTCGACGCCATCGAGCAGCTCGAGACGGCGCTCGACGCCTACGACGGCACGCTGCTCCTCGTCACCCACGACCGGCGGATGCTCGAGTCAGTGCACCTCGACCGAACGATCGACCTCGGTTGA
- a CDS encoding anti-sigma factor family protein, with amino-acid sequence MSEHPSDETIVGWLETGRPSRVERHLEGCAACLERVDALSDLDATVRSELATVTAPPDDLAPRTTDRVRLRLGAQEAVSTLVELFTLPWRTLDALVDEDALARRVVPSAAAGDDDAEDDRGAT; translated from the coding sequence ATGAGCGAGCACCCGAGCGACGAGACGATCGTCGGCTGGCTGGAGACGGGGCGGCCGAGCCGCGTCGAGCGGCACCTGGAGGGGTGCGCGGCGTGCCTCGAGCGCGTCGACGCGCTGAGCGACCTCGATGCCACCGTGCGGTCCGAGCTGGCGACCGTCACCGCGCCGCCGGACGACCTGGCTCCACGCACGACCGACCGGGTCCGCCTGCGGCTCGGTGCCCAGGAGGCGGTGTCGACCCTCGTCGAGCTGTTCACGCTGCCCTGGCGGACGCTCGATGCCCTCGTGGACGAGGACGCACTGGCCCGGAGGGTCGTTCCCTCCGCGGCGGCGGGCGACGATGATGCCGAGGACGACCGGGGAGCGACGTGA
- a CDS encoding endonuclease/exonuclease/phosphatase family protein, with translation MSQRTDDTGPLLDTRLRVVTWNLWWRFGPWEERQAAIVATLRQLDPDLVALQEVWGQGDEEQAARLAAALGGYHHVAASTVEHEGVRFGNAVLSRWPITSHEWRPLPAPPDVEESRTVLRADVDGPRGPIQVFCTHLNWRWDQSAVRQEQVREIARFVADSPRRTFPPILCGDLNAAPEADEIRMLTGKAAVPVEGLVFHDAWEAAGAGPAETASRDNPFAAPDLAVDRRIDYVLVGWPAERGAGLPTACLVEGMRPVDGVVPSDHYAVLAELRY, from the coding sequence ATGAGCCAGCGAACCGACGACACGGGCCCGCTCCTCGACACCCGTCTGCGGGTGGTGACGTGGAACCTCTGGTGGCGCTTCGGTCCGTGGGAGGAGCGGCAGGCCGCGATCGTCGCCACCCTGCGCCAGCTCGACCCCGACCTCGTCGCCCTCCAGGAGGTCTGGGGACAAGGGGATGAGGAGCAGGCGGCCCGTCTCGCCGCGGCCCTCGGCGGCTACCACCACGTCGCCGCGAGCACCGTCGAGCACGAGGGGGTCCGGTTCGGCAACGCCGTCCTCTCCCGCTGGCCGATCACCTCCCACGAGTGGCGGCCGCTGCCTGCGCCGCCGGACGTGGAGGAGTCCCGCACCGTGCTGCGCGCCGACGTCGACGGACCCCGCGGACCGATCCAGGTGTTCTGCACCCACCTCAACTGGCGCTGGGACCAGAGCGCCGTGCGCCAGGAGCAGGTGAGGGAGATCGCTCGGTTCGTCGCCGACTCCCCACGCCGGACGTTCCCGCCGATCCTGTGCGGGGACCTCAACGCCGCGCCCGAGGCCGACGAGATCCGGATGCTCACCGGGAAGGCCGCCGTCCCCGTCGAGGGCCTCGTGTTCCACGACGCATGGGAGGCCGCCGGCGCGGGCCCCGCCGAGACCGCGTCCCGGGACAACCCCTTCGCCGCCCCCGACCTCGCGGTGGACCGGCGCATCGACTACGTGCTCGTCGGGTGGCCGGCCGAGCGCGGCGCCGGCCTGCCCACGGCCTGCCTCGTCGAGGGCATGCGACCGGTGGACGGCGTGGTGCCCTCCGACCACTACGCCGTCCTCGCCGAGCTGCGCTACTGA
- the hemG gene encoding protoporphyrinogen oxidase produces MSPDPSPSETPRRVAVVGGGVAGLTAARDLHLAGHEVHVLEAGPRLGGKIQTGPFADVDLDLGPDAVLARLPWGIDLMRELGLEDQLEPQPPGSAFIWSRGALHRIPEGNVLGVPTDLEALAASGVVSPEAVERAALDLEMPADAPEGDESVGSLIRRRLGDEILERLVDPLLGGINAGDSDRLSLAVGAPQIAGVVHRHASLIEALRAQRAAAPTPDPSAPPAPVFYTLRHGLGQLVEALGAALEDADVRTSSPVASIERAGDAWVVTTEGADALEVDRVVVATPAFVTADLLRPTAPSTADQLAAIEYSSVALVALAFPDDAAGRPLDGTGYLVPRVEGLLLTAASWASSKWPHLSRPGRFIVRASAGRLGDERAMEMDDDALVAAILDDLRTTMDLAGEPSEVRVTRWPRAFPQYTPGHLERVDAIDATLAREAPGIALAGAAYRGVGIPACINSGHQAAAEVA; encoded by the coding sequence ATGAGCCCCGACCCGTCCCCGTCCGAGACGCCCCGGCGGGTCGCCGTCGTCGGCGGCGGGGTCGCCGGGCTGACGGCCGCCCGCGACCTGCACCTGGCCGGGCACGAGGTCCACGTGCTCGAGGCCGGTCCCCGCCTCGGCGGCAAGATCCAGACCGGGCCCTTCGCCGACGTCGACCTCGACCTCGGGCCCGACGCCGTCCTCGCCCGCCTGCCGTGGGGCATCGACCTCATGCGCGAGCTCGGCCTCGAGGACCAGCTCGAGCCGCAGCCGCCCGGGTCGGCGTTCATCTGGTCCCGTGGCGCGCTCCACCGCATCCCCGAGGGCAACGTGCTCGGCGTGCCCACCGACCTGGAGGCGCTCGCCGCGTCCGGGGTCGTGTCCCCCGAGGCGGTCGAACGAGCCGCCCTCGACCTGGAGATGCCGGCCGATGCACCCGAGGGCGACGAGTCGGTGGGGTCGCTGATCCGCCGCCGGCTCGGCGACGAGATCCTCGAGCGGCTCGTCGACCCGCTCCTCGGCGGCATCAACGCCGGCGACTCCGATCGCCTGAGCCTCGCCGTCGGCGCGCCGCAGATCGCGGGGGTCGTGCACCGGCACGCGAGCCTCATCGAGGCGCTGCGCGCCCAGCGGGCCGCTGCGCCCACCCCCGATCCGTCCGCCCCGCCGGCGCCGGTCTTCTACACGCTCCGCCACGGGCTCGGGCAGCTGGTCGAGGCGCTCGGCGCGGCGCTGGAGGACGCCGACGTCCGCACCTCGTCCCCGGTCGCGTCGATCGAGCGAGCCGGCGACGCGTGGGTGGTGACGACGGAGGGCGCCGACGCGCTGGAGGTCGACCGGGTCGTCGTCGCGACACCCGCCTTCGTGACCGCCGACCTGCTCCGCCCCACCGCGCCGTCCACCGCCGACCAGCTGGCAGCGATCGAGTACTCCTCGGTCGCCCTCGTCGCGCTCGCCTTCCCCGACGACGCCGCCGGGCGACCGCTCGACGGCACCGGCTACCTCGTCCCCCGGGTCGAGGGCCTGCTCCTCACGGCCGCGTCGTGGGCGAGCAGCAAGTGGCCGCACCTCTCACGGCCCGGGCGGTTCATCGTGCGAGCCTCCGCCGGCCGCCTCGGCGACGAGCGGGCGATGGAGATGGACGACGACGCGCTGGTCGCCGCGATCCTCGACGACCTCCGCACGACGATGGACCTGGCCGGCGAGCCGAGCGAGGTGCGCGTCACCCGCTGGCCGCGGGCCTTCCCGCAGTACACGCCGGGACACCTCGAGCGGGTCGACGCCATCGACGCCACGCTCGCCCGCGAGGCGCCGGGCATCGCGCTCGCCGGCGCGGCCTACCGCGGGGTCGGCATCCCGGCCTGCATCAACTCCGGCCACCAGGCGGCGGCCGAGGTCGCCTGA
- the hemE gene encoding uroporphyrinogen decarboxylase → MGGVRLAAVTSRLADSAYLRACRGEPGDRVPVWFQRQAGRSLPEYRAIRGTGSILDAIAQPDLATEITLQPVRRYGVDAAILYSDIVVPVHAIGFGVDIKPGVGPVVEQPFRSGADLERLRPLDPEADTPYVLQTVRNLVGELDVPLIGFAGAPFTVASYLIEGGPSRNYTVTKALMHGDPQLFGRLLDRLADLAIASVRSQVEAGASALQLFDSWAGALSREDYRRFVQPHTRKVVDAVADLGVPRAHFGVTTGELLAAIAETGVDVVGVDWRVPIDEARRRIPRPVTLQGNLDPGVLMAPIDVVESQVRAILDRNAGHPAFVFNLGHGVLPETDPDVLHRVVEVVHDEGRADGPADPRGSS, encoded by the coding sequence ATGGGCGGGGTTAGGTTGGCCGCCGTGACGAGCCGACTGGCCGACTCGGCCTACCTCCGCGCCTGCCGGGGCGAACCCGGCGACAGGGTCCCCGTGTGGTTCCAGCGCCAGGCCGGTCGCTCGCTCCCCGAGTACCGGGCGATCCGGGGCACCGGCTCGATCCTCGACGCCATCGCGCAACCGGATCTGGCCACCGAGATCACGTTGCAGCCCGTGCGCCGCTACGGCGTCGACGCGGCGATCCTCTACTCCGACATCGTCGTGCCCGTGCACGCCATCGGGTTCGGCGTCGACATCAAGCCGGGCGTGGGTCCCGTCGTCGAGCAGCCGTTCCGGTCCGGCGCCGACCTCGAGCGCCTGCGGCCCCTCGACCCCGAGGCCGACACGCCCTACGTGCTCCAGACCGTCCGGAACCTGGTCGGCGAGCTCGACGTGCCCCTGATCGGCTTCGCCGGTGCGCCGTTCACGGTGGCGAGCTACCTGATCGAGGGCGGCCCGAGCCGCAACTACACGGTGACCAAGGCCCTCATGCACGGCGATCCCCAGCTCTTCGGCCGCCTCCTCGACCGGCTCGCCGACCTGGCGATCGCGTCGGTCCGCTCCCAGGTGGAGGCCGGCGCGTCCGCCCTGCAGCTCTTCGACAGCTGGGCGGGTGCGCTGAGCCGCGAGGACTACCGCCGATTCGTGCAGCCCCACACCCGCAAGGTCGTCGACGCCGTCGCCGACCTCGGCGTGCCGCGCGCCCACTTCGGCGTCACCACCGGCGAGCTGCTCGCCGCCATCGCCGAGACCGGTGTCGACGTCGTCGGCGTCGACTGGCGGGTCCCGATCGACGAGGCGCGCCGGCGGATCCCCCGCCCGGTCACGCTCCAGGGCAACCTCGACCCGGGGGTCCTGATGGCCCCGATCGACGTCGTCGAGTCCCAGGTGCGCGCCATCCTCGACCGCAACGCCGGGCACCCGGCGTTCGTGTTCAACCTGGGCCACGGGGTCCTGCCCGAGACCGACCCCGACGTGCTCCACCGCGTGGTCGAGGTCGTCCACGACGAAGGCCGCGCCGACGGACCCGCCGACCCCCGAGGGAGCAGCTGA
- the dtd gene encoding D-aminoacyl-tRNA deacylase: MRALVQRVSEAAVTVGGEELGRIGPGLCVLVGVTHTDDGAVAATLASKLWTLRIFDDEQGVMNLSAADVGGEVLVVSQFTLYGDTRKGRRPSWVAAARPEQAEPLVAAVVDELRALGARVATGRFGADMAVSLVNDGPVTLLLEL, from the coding sequence ATGCGAGCACTGGTGCAGCGGGTCAGCGAGGCGGCGGTCACCGTCGGCGGCGAGGAGCTGGGTCGCATCGGGCCGGGTCTCTGCGTGCTCGTCGGGGTGACCCACACCGACGACGGGGCCGTCGCCGCCACGTTGGCCTCGAAGCTCTGGACGTTGCGGATCTTCGACGACGAGCAGGGCGTGATGAACCTGTCGGCGGCCGACGTCGGCGGCGAGGTGCTGGTGGTGAGCCAGTTCACCCTCTACGGCGACACCCGCAAGGGGCGCCGACCGAGCTGGGTCGCCGCCGCCCGTCCCGAGCAGGCCGAGCCCCTCGTCGCCGCTGTCGTCGACGAACTGCGTGCTCTGGGCGCCCGCGTCGCCACGGGCCGCTTCGGCGCCGACATGGCCGTGTCCCTGGTGAACGACGGCCCGGTCACCCTCCTCCTCGAGCTCTGA
- a CDS encoding sortase produces MRLAPTRRLAAVVACAGALVAGGCTSAVIEDGAADAAFDEAPAATSSTTAVPLLDHGLDVEIERATAAPGLPVPEPLPTDPYAATPEVVLGRVSIPAIGLDDELHVGMTLTAINRGPSHWPGTALPGQVGNMVLAGHRTTYSRPFLDLDLVVPGDEMVVETTDGERHVYVAIHTEVVPEDAVWIADQTPERTATTFACHPKGSARERIVVRWRLVEPAGAPVAPPA; encoded by the coding sequence ATGCGCCTCGCCCCGACCCGCCGACTCGCCGCCGTCGTGGCGTGCGCGGGTGCGCTCGTGGCCGGTGGCTGCACCTCGGCGGTGATCGAGGACGGCGCCGCCGATGCCGCCTTCGACGAGGCGCCGGCGGCCACCTCGAGCACCACGGCCGTGCCGCTCCTCGACCACGGCCTCGACGTCGAGATCGAGCGCGCCACCGCCGCGCCCGGCCTCCCGGTCCCCGAGCCCCTCCCGACCGACCCCTACGCCGCGACGCCCGAGGTGGTGCTCGGCCGCGTGTCGATCCCCGCGATCGGGCTCGACGACGAGCTCCACGTCGGCATGACCCTGACCGCGATCAACCGGGGGCCGAGCCACTGGCCCGGCACGGCGCTCCCGGGTCAGGTCGGCAACATGGTCCTCGCCGGGCACCGCACCACCTACAGCCGCCCGTTCCTCGACCTCGACCTCGTCGTCCCGGGCGACGAGATGGTCGTCGAGACCACCGACGGCGAGCGCCACGTCTACGTGGCGATCCACACCGAGGTCGTGCCCGAGGACGCGGTCTGGATCGCCGACCAGACGCCCGAGCGCACGGCGACGACCTTCGCCTGCCACCCCAAGGGGTCCGCACGTGAGCGGATCGTCGTGCGGTGGCGGCTCGTCGAGCCGGCCGGCGCACCGGTCGCCCCACCCGCGTGA